Proteins encoded in a region of the Caldalkalibacillus thermarum genome:
- the gpmI gene encoding 2,3-bisphosphoglycerate-independent phosphoglycerate mutase — protein MTRPKPVALIILDGFALREETHGNAIAQAHTPNFDRYWESYPHTTLKASGEAVGLPEGQMGNSEVGHLNIGAGRIVYQDLTRVNKAIKEGDFFENDVFLQAMRHVKEKGTALHLYGLVSDGGVHSHIEHLFALLELAKKEQVDKVYVHAFLDGRDVAPDSAKGYIEQLLAKMDELGVGQLATIQGRYYAMDRDRRWDRTEKAYRAMVYGEGPRYRDPIQAIVESYEKSIYDEFVEPTVIVDDQDQPVGQIRSEDAVIFFNFRPDRAIQISQAFTNKDFRGFDRGEKFPKDLFYVCLTHFSETVDGYVAYRPVNLDNTLGEVLTQNGLKQLRIAETEKYPHVTFFFSGGREQKFDGEKRVLIDSPKVATYDLKPEMSAYEVTDAVLAEINSDEHDVIILNFANPDMVGHSGKLEPTIKAVEAVDECLGKVVDAVLAKGGIAVITADHGNADMILDANDNPHTAHTTNPVPFIITKAGLQLRDDGILADIAPTVLDLLNLDQPKEMTGRTLIKK, from the coding sequence ATGACAAGACCCAAACCAGTCGCCTTAATCATTCTGGACGGTTTTGCCCTCAGGGAAGAGACTCACGGCAATGCCATTGCCCAGGCTCACACGCCCAATTTTGACCGCTACTGGGAGAGCTATCCCCACACCACACTGAAAGCTTCGGGTGAAGCCGTGGGGTTGCCTGAAGGGCAGATGGGCAATTCAGAAGTGGGGCATTTAAACATTGGAGCCGGGCGGATTGTGTATCAGGATTTAACCCGGGTGAACAAGGCCATCAAGGAAGGCGACTTTTTTGAAAATGACGTTTTCCTGCAAGCGATGCGCCATGTGAAAGAGAAGGGAACGGCCCTGCATTTGTACGGCTTGGTGTCTGACGGGGGCGTGCACAGCCATATTGAGCACCTGTTTGCCCTGTTGGAACTGGCCAAGAAAGAACAAGTGGACAAGGTGTATGTCCATGCCTTTTTGGATGGCCGGGACGTGGCTCCTGACAGTGCCAAGGGGTACATTGAACAGCTGCTGGCCAAGATGGATGAGCTGGGGGTTGGCCAGCTGGCCACCATTCAGGGCCGTTATTATGCCATGGACCGCGACCGGCGCTGGGACCGGACGGAGAAAGCGTACCGGGCCATGGTATACGGGGAAGGGCCCCGCTACCGGGATCCCATTCAAGCCATTGTGGAATCCTATGAAAAAAGTATCTATGATGAGTTTGTGGAGCCAACTGTGATCGTGGATGACCAGGATCAGCCGGTGGGCCAGATCCGCTCGGAAGACGCCGTGATTTTCTTCAACTTCAGACCTGACCGGGCCATTCAGATTTCCCAGGCGTTTACCAACAAGGACTTCCGCGGCTTTGACCGGGGGGAGAAGTTTCCCAAGGATTTGTTCTATGTCTGCTTAACCCATTTCAGTGAAACGGTGGACGGTTATGTGGCTTACCGCCCGGTTAATTTGGATAACACTTTGGGTGAAGTGCTCACCCAAAACGGTTTGAAACAACTGCGCATCGCCGAAACGGAAAAATATCCGCACGTCACCTTCTTCTTCAGCGGCGGCCGGGAACAGAAATTTGACGGAGAAAAACGGGTGTTGATTGACTCACCCAAAGTGGCCACCTATGACCTCAAGCCGGAAATGAGCGCCTATGAAGTGACCGATGCCGTTTTAGCTGAGATCAACTCCGATGAACATGACGTGATCATCCTCAACTTTGCCAACCCGGATATGGTGGGCCATTCCGGCAAACTGGAGCCGACCATTAAAGCCGTCGAAGCGGTGGATGAATGTTTGGGCAAAGTGGTGGATGCTGTGCTGGCCAAAGGCGGTATTGCCGTAATCACAGCAGACCATGGTAACGCAGACATGATCCTGGATGCAAATGATAACCCTCATACGGCTCATACCACCAACCCGGTGCCGTTTATTATCACCAAAGCAGGATTGCAGTTGAGGGATGACGGCATTTTAGCCGATATTGCCCCCACCGTGCTGGATCTGTTGAACTTGGACCAGCCCAAGGAAATGACTGGCCGGACCTTAATAAAAAAATAA
- a CDS encoding ArsJ-associated glyceraldehyde-3-phosphate dehydrogenase, protein MATKVGINGFGRIGRNVFRAALNNPNVEVVAVNDLTDAKMLAHLLKYDSVHGRLNAEVEHTEDALIVNGKTIKVLSERDPANLPWDELGVEVVVESTGRFTAKADASKHLQAGAKKVIISAPSKDADFDVVMGVNEEKYDPAKHHVISNASCTTNCLAPVIKVLHETYGVRRGMMTTVHAYTNDQQILDLPHKDYRRARAAAQNIIPTTTGAAKAVALVLPELKGKLNGFAMRVPTANVSVVDLVAELEKNVTAEEVNATLKQAAEGPLKGIMAYSEEPLVSSDYNGDPHSSTIDALSTMVIEDNMVKVVAWYDNEWGYSNRVVDLVEYIAGKGL, encoded by the coding sequence ATGGCAACAAAAGTAGGTATTAACGGTTTTGGGCGTATCGGCCGCAATGTTTTCCGCGCGGCACTGAACAATCCCAATGTGGAAGTGGTGGCTGTCAATGATCTGACAGACGCCAAAATGCTGGCTCACCTGTTGAAGTATGACAGCGTACACGGGCGTTTAAATGCGGAAGTGGAGCATACTGAAGATGCGTTGATTGTCAACGGAAAAACCATTAAAGTCTTGTCTGAACGCGATCCGGCCAATCTTCCCTGGGACGAGCTCGGCGTAGAAGTGGTTGTGGAAAGTACAGGACGTTTTACGGCCAAAGCGGACGCTTCCAAGCACCTGCAAGCAGGAGCCAAAAAAGTGATTATCTCTGCGCCGTCCAAGGACGCTGATTTTGATGTGGTGATGGGCGTTAACGAAGAGAAGTATGATCCCGCCAAGCATCACGTGATTTCCAACGCTTCCTGCACTACCAACTGTCTGGCTCCGGTGATCAAGGTTCTGCATGAAACCTATGGCGTGCGCCGCGGCATGATGACCACCGTGCACGCCTACACCAATGACCAGCAAATCCTGGACTTGCCGCATAAGGACTACCGGCGTGCCCGCGCTGCTGCCCAAAATATTATCCCCACGACCACCGGTGCAGCTAAAGCTGTAGCCCTGGTCTTGCCTGAATTGAAAGGCAAGCTGAACGGCTTTGCCATGCGCGTGCCCACGGCTAACGTGTCCGTAGTTGATCTGGTAGCAGAACTGGAGAAGAACGTGACTGCTGAAGAGGTAAACGCCACCTTGAAGCAGGCGGCTGAGGGGCCGTTAAAAGGCATTATGGCTTATTCTGAAGAGCCGCTGGTGTCTTCCGACTATAACGGGGATCCCCATTCCTCCACAATCGATGCCTTGTCTACCATGGTGATTGAAGACAACATGGTCAAAGTGGTGGCCTGGTACGACAATGAATGGGGCTACTCCAACCGTGTGGTGGATTTAGTTGAATACATTGCTGGTAAAGGTCTATAA
- the tpiA gene encoding triose-phosphate isomerase, whose product MRKPIIAGNWKMHKTVAEALAFARAIEDKLPDPEQVEAVICAPFVTLPALVEWAKGKPVGIGAQNMHFEEQGAFTGEISPVMLKELGVQYVILGHSERRQYFNETCESVNLKTHAAHKHGLIPIICVGETYEEREEGQTKEVVRSQVIKALNNLTAEQVKRSVIAYEPVWAIGTGQTPTAEEAGDVIAYIRQVVAEQFSPDVADAIRIQYGGSVKPDNIGQFMQQADIDGALVGGASLKPDAFLALLEG is encoded by the coding sequence ATGCGCAAGCCGATTATTGCCGGCAACTGGAAAATGCATAAAACAGTCGCTGAAGCTCTGGCCTTTGCCCGGGCCATCGAAGACAAGCTTCCTGATCCTGAACAGGTGGAAGCTGTTATTTGCGCGCCGTTTGTCACTTTGCCTGCACTGGTCGAATGGGCCAAAGGCAAACCGGTGGGTATTGGCGCCCAAAACATGCATTTTGAAGAACAGGGCGCCTTTACCGGAGAAATCAGCCCGGTGATGTTAAAGGAGCTGGGCGTTCAGTATGTGATTCTGGGGCATTCAGAACGCCGCCAGTACTTTAACGAAACGTGCGAAAGCGTCAATCTGAAAACCCACGCAGCCCACAAGCACGGTCTGATTCCCATCATTTGTGTGGGTGAAACCTATGAAGAGCGGGAAGAGGGACAAACGAAAGAAGTGGTTCGCAGCCAGGTGATCAAAGCGCTCAACAATTTGACAGCTGAACAGGTCAAACGTTCGGTCATTGCTTATGAACCTGTATGGGCCATTGGTACGGGCCAAACCCCGACGGCTGAAGAAGCAGGCGATGTGATCGCCTATATCCGCCAGGTCGTGGCTGAACAATTCTCCCCGGACGTCGCCGATGCGATTCGCATCCAATACGGCGGAAGCGTCAAGCCGGACAACATCGGCCAATTTATGCAACAAGCTGATATTGACGGGGCATTGGTTGGCGGCGCCAGTTTGAAACCCGATGCCTTCTTAGCTTTATTGGAGGGATAG
- a CDS encoding sugar-binding transcriptional regulator: MKKWLELQQKLVPDLLEVLKRRHRILKVIHSLQPIGRRTLSQMVGLTERVVRRETDFLKEQGLLTFSSVGMNMTEEGSYVVREMEDVIREWFGLNQLEHQLEKQLGLNKVIVVAGNSLTQPWVKNDLGRSAVQQLKQWAEPNSVVSVAGGTTMEAVAQAMTPHPVLRTLLYVPARGGLGEKVEYQANTICSEMASRSGGQYRLLHVPDQLSKEAYASLLEDEQIKELIRIIRSARIVVHGIGEANTMATRRKASPQMLAKLKERQAVAEAFGYYFDRDGNIVYKIQTVGLRLEDIKQADHIIAVAGGEDKAEAILAFLKHGVHDCLITDEGAARQMLQYI; encoded by the coding sequence CTGAAAAAATGGTTAGAGTTGCAACAAAAGCTGGTGCCTGATCTATTGGAAGTACTCAAAAGGCGCCATCGCATCCTTAAAGTGATCCATTCCCTGCAGCCGATTGGCCGTCGCACCTTATCCCAAATGGTCGGTTTAACCGAGCGGGTCGTGCGGCGGGAAACGGACTTTCTTAAGGAACAGGGGCTGCTTACTTTTTCTTCGGTAGGCATGAACATGACAGAAGAGGGCAGCTATGTCGTCCGAGAGATGGAAGACGTGATCCGGGAATGGTTTGGCCTTAATCAGCTTGAGCACCAGCTGGAAAAACAACTTGGTTTGAACAAGGTTATCGTTGTGGCTGGTAATAGTTTGACCCAGCCGTGGGTGAAAAATGATTTGGGCCGGTCAGCGGTGCAGCAATTGAAACAGTGGGCTGAGCCTAACTCTGTTGTTTCTGTTGCCGGAGGCACGACCATGGAGGCTGTGGCCCAAGCGATGACCCCTCATCCGGTGTTGCGCACGTTGTTGTACGTGCCTGCCAGAGGGGGACTGGGTGAAAAAGTGGAGTATCAGGCTAACACCATTTGCTCAGAAATGGCCTCCCGCTCAGGCGGGCAGTACCGTCTCTTGCATGTGCCTGATCAGCTAAGCAAAGAAGCTTATGCCTCTCTTTTGGAAGACGAGCAGATTAAGGAGCTCATCAGAATTATCCGCTCAGCCCGCATCGTTGTTCACGGTATTGGAGAGGCTAACACTATGGCTACCAGGCGCAAAGCAAGCCCTCAAATGTTGGCCAAACTGAAAGAACGCCAGGCTGTAGCCGAAGCGTTTGGTTATTATTTTGACCGGGACGGCAACATCGTTTATAAGATTCAAACCGTCGGCTTAAGGCTGGAAGATATCAAACAGGCTGACCATATTATTGCCGTTGCCGGCGGGGAAGATAAAGCAGAGGCCATTCTGGCCTTCCTTAAGCATGGCGTGCATGATTGCCTTATTACCGATGAGGGGGCAGCACGGCAAATGCTTCAGTATATCTAA
- a CDS encoding phosphoglycerate kinase — MAKKSVRDIEVKGKRVLCRVDFNVPLDGERITDDTRIRAALPTIKYLLEQGAIVILASHLGRPKGQVKEELRLDPVAKRLADLLGKEVYKADEAIGPEVEQQIAKLEPGEVLLLENVRFYPGEEKNDPEFAKQLAKLADVYVNDAFGAAHRAHASTEGVAHHLPAVAGFLLEKELDILGSALEKPERPFTAIIGGAKVKDKIGVIENLLTKVDNLLIGGGLAYTFIRAQGYSVGKSLLEEDKIELAKSLIEKAKANNVNFLMPVDCVVADRFAEDANTQVVAIDSIPDDWEALDIGPQTRERYRNIILESNLVIWNGPMGVFEMEPFAHGTNAIATALADCQGTTIIGGGDSAAAIEQAGMAEAMTHISTGGGASLEFMEGKILPGVAALEDR; from the coding sequence ATGGCCAAAAAAAGTGTGCGAGATATTGAGGTGAAAGGCAAGCGCGTTCTCTGCCGCGTTGACTTTAACGTGCCCTTGGACGGGGAGAGGATCACCGATGATACCCGCATCAGGGCTGCCTTGCCCACCATCAAGTACCTGCTTGAGCAGGGGGCCATTGTTATTCTGGCTTCCCATCTGGGACGGCCCAAAGGGCAAGTGAAAGAGGAACTGCGTCTGGACCCTGTGGCCAAACGTTTGGCCGATCTGTTAGGCAAAGAGGTTTATAAAGCAGACGAGGCCATCGGACCAGAGGTCGAACAGCAAATTGCCAAACTCGAGCCGGGCGAAGTGCTGCTTCTGGAAAATGTGCGCTTTTACCCGGGCGAGGAAAAGAACGATCCCGAGTTTGCCAAGCAGCTGGCTAAATTAGCCGATGTCTACGTCAATGATGCCTTTGGGGCTGCTCACCGCGCCCATGCTTCCACGGAAGGCGTGGCTCACCACCTGCCAGCCGTAGCCGGTTTTCTGCTGGAAAAAGAGCTGGATATCTTAGGCAGTGCTTTGGAAAAACCGGAGCGTCCGTTTACGGCTATTATCGGCGGGGCCAAGGTGAAAGATAAAATAGGCGTCATCGAAAACCTGCTGACCAAAGTGGACAATCTCTTGATTGGCGGGGGCCTGGCATATACGTTTATCAGAGCACAGGGCTATTCAGTCGGGAAATCCCTGCTGGAAGAAGATAAAATTGAACTGGCCAAATCACTGATTGAAAAAGCGAAAGCCAACAACGTCAACTTCCTGATGCCCGTCGATTGCGTGGTGGCTGACCGTTTTGCCGAAGATGCCAACACCCAAGTGGTGGCGATTGACAGCATTCCGGACGACTGGGAAGCGTTGGATATCGGACCGCAAACCAGAGAACGTTACCGCAACATCATTTTGGAGTCCAACCTGGTGATCTGGAACGGGCCGATGGGCGTGTTTGAAATGGAACCCTTTGCCCATGGAACCAACGCTATTGCCACTGCACTGGCCGATTGCCAAGGGACCACCATCATTGGCGGAGGAGATTCTGCAGCGGCCATTGAACAAGCCGGAATGGCTGAGGCGATGACCCATATCTCCACTGGAGGAGGGGCCTCTCTGGAGTTTATGGAAGGTAAAATATTGCCGGGTGTCGCTGCTTTGGAGGACCGTTAA